In the Variovorax sp. S12S4 genome, one interval contains:
- a CDS encoding beta-ketoacyl-ACP synthase III, with amino-acid sequence MSPYSRITGTGSYLPPRRVTNDDLAKELATRGIETSDQWIVERTGIHARHFAAPEVTSSDLGLEAARHALEAAGRKAEEIDLIIVATSTPDMVFPSSAAILQNKLGIAGCPAFDVQAVCSGFVYALTVADAMIRTGTARCALVVGAEVFSRILDFNDRTTCVLFGDGAGAVVLEASEEPGILASDLHADGKHVGILCVPGHVSGGNVLGTPLLHMDGQAVFKLAVRVLEEAARATLAKAGKTDADIDWLIPHQANIRIMEGTAKKLKLPREKLIVTVNEHGNTSAASIPLALDEAVRSGKVKKGETVMLEGVGGGFTWGAVLLNL; translated from the coding sequence ATGAGCCCTTATTCACGCATCACCGGCACTGGCAGCTATCTGCCTCCGCGCCGGGTGACCAATGACGACCTTGCCAAGGAATTGGCAACGCGCGGCATCGAAACCTCGGATCAATGGATCGTCGAGCGCACCGGCATCCATGCGCGCCACTTTGCGGCGCCCGAGGTGACGAGCAGCGATCTCGGCCTCGAAGCCGCCCGGCATGCGCTCGAGGCCGCCGGACGCAAGGCTGAAGAGATCGACCTGATCATCGTCGCCACGTCGACGCCCGACATGGTGTTTCCGTCGTCGGCCGCCATTCTTCAGAACAAGCTCGGCATTGCCGGCTGCCCGGCGTTCGACGTGCAGGCGGTGTGCAGCGGTTTTGTCTATGCGCTGACCGTGGCCGACGCCATGATCCGCACCGGCACCGCGCGTTGCGCGCTGGTGGTCGGCGCCGAGGTGTTCTCGCGCATTCTCGATTTCAACGACCGCACCACGTGCGTGCTGTTCGGCGACGGCGCCGGCGCCGTGGTGCTCGAAGCGAGCGAAGAGCCCGGCATCCTGGCGAGCGACCTGCATGCGGACGGCAAGCACGTCGGCATTCTTTGCGTGCCGGGCCATGTGTCCGGTGGCAACGTGCTGGGTACGCCCCTGCTGCATATGGACGGCCAGGCCGTGTTCAAGCTCGCAGTGCGCGTGCTCGAAGAAGCGGCGCGTGCCACGCTCGCAAAAGCCGGCAAGACCGACGCCGACATCGACTGGCTCATTCCGCACCAAGCCAACATCCGCATCATGGAAGGCACGGCCAAGAAGCTGAAGCTTCCGCGCGAGAAGCTCATCGTCACGGTCAACGAGCACGGCAATACCTCGGCCGCCTCGATTCCGCTGGCGCTCGACGAAGCGGTGCGCTCCGGCAAGGTGAAAAAGGGCGAAACCGTCATGCTCGAAGGCGTGGGCGGTGGCTTCACCTGGGGCGCGGTGCTATTGAATCTGTAG
- the plsX gene encoding phosphate acyltransferase PlsX, producing the protein MVTSSSSESSAAPAAITLAVDCMGGDHGPRVTLAACRAFLDRHAEASLLLVGAPAALAAFGEHPRARIVAASEVVGMDDPVEIALRKKKDSSMRIAIQQVKDGAAQAAISAGNTGALMAIARYLLKTLDGIDRPAIAPQLPNIKGGATTVLDLGANVDCDAEDLLQFAVLGSALVSALTGNESPSVGLLNVGEEAIKGSETIKKASQLLRTAANSKDLNFYGNVEGNDIFKGTTDIVVCDGFVGNVALKASEGVASMIGEFIRVEFSRSIFTKAAAIVAYPVLKAFKNRLDHRRYNGAALLGLRGLVFKSHGSADEVAFGHALDRAYDAARNNLLDRVRARIAHAAPLLARQEPAVPADATALHA; encoded by the coding sequence GCAATCACGCTTGCCGTCGATTGCATGGGTGGCGATCACGGGCCGCGCGTCACGCTTGCGGCCTGCCGCGCGTTTCTCGATCGGCATGCGGAAGCATCGCTGCTCCTGGTCGGCGCGCCCGCGGCCCTGGCCGCCTTCGGCGAGCACCCGAGGGCGCGCATCGTTGCCGCCAGCGAAGTGGTGGGCATGGACGACCCGGTCGAGATTGCACTGCGCAAGAAGAAAGACTCTTCGATGCGCATCGCAATCCAGCAGGTCAAGGACGGTGCCGCCCAAGCCGCCATCTCGGCCGGCAATACGGGCGCGCTGATGGCAATTGCGCGCTATCTGCTCAAGACGCTCGACGGCATCGACCGCCCAGCGATCGCTCCGCAACTGCCGAACATCAAGGGCGGCGCCACCACGGTGCTCGACCTGGGTGCGAATGTCGACTGCGACGCTGAAGACCTGCTGCAGTTTGCCGTGCTCGGCTCGGCGCTGGTTTCCGCGCTCACGGGCAACGAGTCGCCTTCGGTCGGCTTGCTCAATGTGGGCGAAGAAGCCATCAAGGGCAGCGAAACAATCAAAAAAGCGAGTCAACTGCTTCGTACTGCAGCTAATTCCAAAGATCTCAACTTCTACGGAAACGTGGAAGGCAACGATATCTTCAAGGGCACGACCGACATCGTCGTGTGTGACGGTTTTGTCGGGAACGTTGCGCTGAAGGCGAGCGAAGGCGTCGCGTCGATGATCGGCGAATTCATTCGCGTGGAATTTTCGCGGAGCATTTTCACCAAGGCTGCGGCTATCGTTGCTTATCCGGTGCTAAAAGCGTTTAAAAATCGCCTAGATCATCGTCGTTACAACGGTGCGGCCTTGTTGGGCTTGCGCGGGCTGGTTTTCAAGAGCCATGGCTCGGCTGACGAAGTGGCTTTCGGCCATGCGCTGGATCGCGCTTATGATGCCGCTCGCAACAACCTGCTCGATCGCGTGCGGGCCCGCATCGCCCACGCCGCGCCTTTGCTCGCGCGGCAGGAGCCAGCGGTGCCGGCGGACGCGACGGCCCTTCACGCTTGA